A stretch of DNA from Virgibacillus proomii:
ACAGCAGTTGTCGATGTTGAGGTAGAAAGTGAGCAAATTAAAAGCATCCTTTTTGTTGGGGATATTTCCTATGCTAAGAGAGAAGAGTTAAGCAATCTTTATCAAGACAGTGAGAAGACAATTGAATGGTTGGAGGTATTGACCGGATTAGAGCTTGGCAAACAATTTCAGCTTGTTCATGAAACTGCTGATACGATGCGTTTTCGTGCAGCAATTGATAATATCCCGATTTATCCAGAAGGAACCATCGAGGTTTCCTTTAATCAAGATGGACAATTAACAACGTTTTATATAGACGGAGTTTTTCCGAAACAGGAAGAGGTTGAATGGGAACCTTTTTCACTAACTCCTGCCAGTTATAAACCAATAGCGAAGCAGCAATGCAGGCTATTAGAAATTCCGATGGAGGATTTACAAACATGGAAGACGGTATTTGGGATAGCAACCGTTTTTATAATGAATAGGAATCAGCAGGTCCTAGCCTACGAAACCGTAGAGGATTATTATCCTCGTACTACTCTCCATAAGCTCCTAACTTGGAAGGGAGAAGGAGAACAATCTATTTCTCTTACACCGATTGATATAACTATGGAGATTACCGAGACGGAAGCTTTAACAGCTGAAGCTATTAGTGAGTTAGAGCCGATTTCTGAATCAATTGTGTCTAAAGCGAGCCAAGAGATTAAGTTACTTTTGCAGCAGGAATTACCTGATGAAAGTGGTAAATGGAAAATAACATCGATAAAACGCGAGCCATACTTCCTATTTGCAACATTACATTTGGTTGATTCATCTAATCGTATTATCCAGCCTCGATTAAAAGTTATCTTAGATGCCGATACAATTAAAGTAGTACTTAATTACATTGATAATCGCTTTTTACTTACGATTTTTGAAGATTTCTCTGCTGCAGAGCCACCAATTTATTTCACGAGATATAGCTTTTGAAAAGCTCTCCAACCAGATAGAGGTCACTCCTGTTTACATTTATCATCAAGAATCGAAACGATATGTACTTAGCGGTAAGGTAGAATGTCAATACGGAGTAGATGCAGTATCTGAGAAGGTGATCGATTTGGATGAGTATTGAGATTTAAGCGTTTTGGCATCACTTAACAATATTCAAACACAACACCTCTTGCCATATTTTCCTTCCATATTTAACAGCAAAATGTAAAATGAAGCTTCATTCAGCAGGGCTTTGCCCTCATCCCTACAGATAAGAAGTCCTCCTTCTTGTCCTGTTGATTAACATCCTTGAAAAATTGCGATGTACGCTGTTGTAGCTTTGAACTTATCGCATATACATTACGTTAGATGTGAAAGTTTTACCGCACCATACAGGTAAAGAAAACATGCCTCTAAACAGAGGGATGCCGACGCCTGAGTGGTAAGCCCCTGTTTAGAGGCATTCCTTTAGATTCGAGCGATGTTTACTTATCGCAGGAATAAGTTCAAAGTTTGCTTATACACTTAAGCTAGACAAAAATGCTTTTCAAAAAAAAAGTTATCCACCATGTACAAACGGATATAGTTTTAAACAATTAAAAAAGCAGGCATTTATGAGAACTAGTTATGTTCCTTATAAACTGCCTGCTTCTTCTCGATTACCATTCACTAATTGAATGGTACAATATCGAAACTTATAGATCGTCAAAACCGTTCAAATCACTTGTTTTTGTATATTGACGTGATTTCTGTTCAAAGAAGTCCGTTTTCGTTCCGTCAAAATTATCAACATAAGCACGAATCCATTTCATCGGGTTGTCCGTATAATCTGGATAAACATCATGTAATCCCATCATGCGCAACATCTTATTAGCGCGGTACTTAACATATCCTGCCATTTCATCCAAATCAATACCTTCCACATTTCCGAGAACATAATTGGACCATTCGATTTCTAATTCCACGGATTCTTTAAAATGATCATAAACCCATTGGATAAATGTTTCATTATTATATTCCGGGTTTTCTGCTAATGTAGCCCGGAACAGCTCGGAAATAAACCGGCCATGTTCTAACTCATCACGATTAATATAGCTAATCATTGTTGAGGTTCCGACCATTTTATTATGACGAGCTAAATTATAGAAAAACGCAAAACCAGAATAGAAAAACATTCCTTCCAGTAGGGCTGTGTATACTAGTGTTTTCAAAATATTTTCAATTGTCGGTTCTTCGACAAATGTATTATATTGCTTGGTTAAATTTTTATTACGCTTCAATAGAACAGGATCCGTTCTTCCTAACTGGAATGATTTATTCTGTTCATCCAAGGATACGACAGAGGACAGTACGTAAGAATAACTTTCATTATGCACTGCCTCTTGCTGAGCAATAACCGCCATAATAGATTGAACAGAAGGATCTGTTGCGTATAATGAAATTAATAATGCTGTCCTTGTTTGTGGCGCATCCAATGTCGATAATAAGCCAATTATCTTCAAATACGCATCTTGTTCTTCTTCTGTAAGTGTTGGAAACTGCTTAATATCACTTTGCATATTGACTTCGTCTGCTTGCCAATAATTTCCTATCAGCCGTTTATACATTTTATACCAATGTGGATAAGCAATATCATTCCAATTCAATATTCCGCTTGATTTACCACCGAATACTCCTGTTGACTTATTAGGATTTAACGGTTCCAGTGTCTTCGCTTTTTCCAGCAATACTTTTGCCATGATATAATACTCCTTCCACCCATTCTTTCACTTTCTGTTCCTGTTTTCCTCTTGGTGACTGTTCAACCTTTAATCCAGGCCATGGACTTTCGTAAAATTTAACCAGCTTATCGACAGCTTTACAGAATAGATCATCTCCACCAAATTGTGTATCTCCAGTACCAAATACAGCGACATTGTTTGGCTTATAACCTACTTCAAGAATAAAATCTTTTACTTCTTCAGGAGTACTTCCCCGATCCCAGGTGAAAGTGCCAATGAAGATAACGTCATAACTAGAAGGATTGACTGGCGGATCAATCCCAATTCGGTGAACCGCCGTGTCTATCCCTTTTGCTTGCAATTCATTAGCGATCAGTCTCGCAACTTCCTGTGTATTACCGCTATAGGTTAAATAAGCAATGAGTGCCTTCAACTTTGACACCATTCGCATTCTTCCACATCATTAGAAGTAGAACGAACGTAGTAGGTGGTTTTTAGCCCTTCCCTCCACGCCTGTAAATGAAGACCCAATAAGATGGAAGCTCTAATGGTATTTGGTACATATAGATTAAACGAAATACTCTGGTCAATATGTCTTTGTCTAGCCGCATTCTGTTTTACGGACCAGCGCTGATCCACGATATAGGCAGAACGACGGTAAACATCATAGGTGCGATGTGTTAAATCAGGCGCCGTTACTGGGATTTTAAAATCCTTCTTTTCTTCATAGTAAAACGGCTTAAAGATCGGATCGATACTAGCAGTTGAACCTGCGATCATTGCTGTTGTAGAGTTTGGGGCAACAGCCATTAAATATCCGTTTCTTATTCCATGCTGTTTCACATCTTCTTTTAAAGCAAGCCATTCATCTTTTGTATATCCCTTAAGCTCAAAATATTCTCCGGTGCTCCACTTACTTCCTGAAAATGCAGGATAGCTTCCTTTCTCCTCACTTAGTTCCATGCTGGATTTAATCGTAAGGAAAGCAATCTTTTCGTATAATTCATCTGCATAAGTAACAGCTTCTTCTGTTTCCCACTTCATATTGTTACGAGCGAGCAAATGATGCCAACCAAATGTACCTAGCCCGATAGCTCGGTACTTTTTATTTGTCAATTGCGCCTGCATAATTGGTAAATGATTAATATCAATGACATTATCCAGCATGCGTACTTGAATCTTAATCAGACGCTCCAACACTTGATCTGGCACAGCTTTTCCAAGGTTAATGGAACTTAAGTTACAAACGACGTAGTCCCCTGATTTATATTTCTTTACAATGGTATTCTCACCTTCTAGAAATTCTTCGATAAACTCCGTGGGGGACTGATTTTGGGTAATTTCCGTACATAGATTGGAACAATAAATAATTCCTTCATGACTATTGCTATTCTGGCGATTCACTTCATCGCGATAGAACATAAATGGCGTGCCCGATTCTAATTGCGACTTCATAATTCGTTTCATAATATCAATTGCCGGGATTTTGCGCTTCGTTAACTGCTCATTGTTCATACACTCTTGATACTTTTCCCTAAAACTTCCGCTGCCTTTTTGCTCATCATAAAAATCCTCTAGTGAATAGCCCATCACTTGGCGAACTTCATGCGGATCAAACAAGTACCAATCACCGCGCTTTTCTACTTGCTCCATAAACAAATCTGGAAGCGTCACGCCCGTGAAGATATCATGTGCTCGCATTCGTTCATCGCCATTGTTAAGCTTTAAATCAAGAAATGCCTCAATATCACGGTGCCAAACATCTAAATAAACAGCAATCGCACCTTTTCTTGTCCCTAATTGATCTACGCTCACCGCAGTATTATTCAATTGTTTAATCCATGGAACAACACCGCTCGACATTCCTTTAAAACCTTTAATGGAGCTTCCGCGACTACGGATTTTCCCCACGTAAACACCGATTCCGCCACCATTTTTAGAAAGCTTAGCAATGTCAGTGTTGCTGTCGTAAATGGATTGCAAACTATCATCAACCGTATCGATAAAACAGCTGGACAATTGCCCGTGCGTCTTTCCGGCATTGGCTAATGTCGGTGTAGCTACTGTCATATATAGATTGCTTAATGCCCAATAAGCTTCTAAAACATGTTCTGTTCGCTTTTCTTTATCCTCATCTTGCATTAATGTCATGGCAATAATCATCCAGCGCTCTTGCGGCAATTCATAGACGTTTTTTTCATGGTCAGTTGCAAGATAACGTGTCGCTAGTGTGTACAACCCTAAATAAGTAAATAATAAATCTCTTGACGGATCGATATGTTTAGCGAAGAAGTCAATCTCTTTTTTGGTATACTTTTCCAAAATTGTAGATTGATAAATATTTTCTTCTGTAAGCATCGTAATTAATTGATATAATTCACCATATCTATCTGCTTCATACTTCCGATTCTGACGTGCCTCATGATAAAGCAGCTGTAAATAAATCCGGCTAGCTAAATATGACCAATCCGGCGCAGATTCATCAATATTTTCCAATGCGTTTTGCACAAGCGTGTCAAGTGCCTTATCAAGTGGTGTATCTTCCTCAATAGTTTTAAAAGATTTCTGTTTGTAGGCATCTGTTTCAATAGACAGTCCCTGTTGTGCTTGATCAATGATTTCTACAAGTTTATCCCTTGTAGATGCGATATCGGTGATCATTCCTTATCCTCCCTTTATATGCTAAAAACATTTTGATTACATGAGTTTATTTCCCTCAAAATCGAAATTCTATAAATAGTTGATAGTAGTCCAACGTAGTAGTAAGTTTAATCGTGTATTGTATGTATATTATTTGGTGTGAATCTGAAAAACGTAGAGGCATATCTGCCCATCATCTTGAGGGGATGGTAGTGCTTGATCTTAATTTTCTTATAAGTAAATACTGATTCATACATTTAAAACACAATATATAGTATGTTAGTATGATTACACCAACAATATATTGTGTTAAAAGCTTAGCATATAAATTCTATTATTGCAATCTATTAAAGCTGGAGAATGGAGAGAAATTTTCTTAAGACGATGTGAGAACAACGTTATATGCTAGAAAAAATAATTTTCCTCTTCGTTTCAGTCAAAAAACAATCATTTCAAAAAACAGCTTCGTGTACGATTTTATATCTAGCCGTAAATTTTACATCTTACCTGTAAATTGAACTCTTTCTGAAAACACACAAACTCTATTATATACTTTTTTCTTCACTTTTAAAATGGTAGTTGAGAACAATTTTTCAAAATGCTGATTTTCCTCATATCATCCATGGTATGAATCGTTCTTATACTCTACACGTTCCCTTTGCAGGCATTTTTCAATCCTTTCTTTATTTAATAGTTTATATGTTTCAAGTGGTGTTCAAAAAGAGGATATAGACCTGAGACTAAGATCACAACGTCCTTCGAAAAAATCGCGATGTATGATGTATGATTGCCGAAATTCCTCTCTTCCTGTTGTAATGCCGATAGTCTTGTACAATGGAAATTTGTGAGCGGTATGATTTCGAGTAGTGTAAACAGTTAGAAAGTAGAGTTGTCAGAAACAAGCCATGCAGAAATTTATTTTTTGAATCCTCTTTTCTTCTTCATTGAAATGAATCTAATTGCAAAGGTAAAGTTGGTCGATCATTATGTTGTTACTTGCTACTTCCTGAAATAAATTTGCTTAACTCGGTAATGAAGAATCATTCGTAACGTTATTTAAGCATATTAAAAGTGTTCCTGCAATTACAATGGATATAGGCTTTTAAAAACTCAAGTTATATCCACTTGAAGTTTTCACTCCTTCTTTTAACCTTCATTTATTGAAATTAACCATTGCCGATTTATACGTAGAATAAACTCAGGTAAAGCCTCCCTGATAGGTATAGGTCTTTACCTCTATAAATAGCTGCATCCTCCTTAGCCCATTAACAAATAAAAGCAAATTGAAATGTACCCGTTCTCATGATAGGATGAGAACAACTAACGTACTTGCATCTATAGGGAAAGAATTACGGAAAAAACCAAACATACCGGGCCAATTAAGCTGTCAAGAAATCTCAAGCCTCACTTAGGCGGGCAAAGTTCTATTCGGGATTGGCAAAGTTATCATGAACGAAAATAGACTTCTGGATCATAACTTCGCAGGTTAACTTTGGTAATACTACTATCTAGTAAGAACCCAAATCAATACTACATTACGAAAAGAGCCATTAATATGAATGATAATCAGCACGGTCTCTTTGCTGAAAAACAAAATTTGCTCCCGTGAAATCCGGAGGTACTTTCCAGAAGGTAATGTACTTATTCCTATAAGTGTGTACGAAAAACATGGCGGATTACCAGAATATATACAACCGTTATAATAGAAAAGGCTACCACTTACTACGCGCAAAAAGAGAGAAAATAGGCTAAAAAGCGAATGGAGGAATTGGAGATGGATACTTACGATATGGAGAGATCGTATGGTGGATAATTTAACCGATTGGGAGGTTGCTCATTTTCTTAACGGAACAATGGTAAAACAAACAACTTCGATTGCTGTTGAAAATCCGATTACGATTATTGTAAATGGCAAAGAATTTGCTACGCTGGTTTGCTCACCGGAATATGCAAAAGAACTAGTCATCGGCTTTCTTGCTTCATAAGGAATCATTTACAATTCAATCTCTTAATATGGATGAAGAAGCAGGATTTGCCTATTTTGAAATTGACAAGCTGGTCTGACGGGTATGACCAAGACTGCGCTTAAGCTAGACGAAGTTACTTTTCAAAAATATATCACAAGATAAAAACGGATGTATTTCCTAGATAACTAACATAACGAGTGCTGTTGTACAGCACTCGTTTACGCTAATTATATTTAGTCTATTTTTCGATACCAAAACCGATGAGCAGAAATAGCCTCTGTAAATCGTTCAATAAATCGCTCCACGGATGAATCCGTAATTACGCCTGCATCACTTCTGATACCTATTTCATCCAAGACTTTCTTTCCTTCATTCATCGCACCAATAGGCTTGTAATGTTGGAACGCTTCATGTACAAAATAGCGTGCTTTATAATGAAATTCTATGTTTTTTCGTTTTCCACCAGCAATATATACAGCATCAAACAATACTGAATCAGCTGTAAAAAAACTATTATTAACATTTAGTGTTTGCCCGTCTGAGCCAGTTACGTGTCCAAGTTTATTGCTGACTAATATCGGATGGACTCCATTTTTAGCTAAACGATTTAAAATAACAACGACTTTATCGGTAAGAAACCCGTCATCTATGAGTACAGCGACTTTCCTTGTTGCAGCTTTTTTAGTAGTATTTTCTTGGCTAAGCGCTGGTGACCGCTTCGTAATCGAAGAACCTCCTTTTTCTGGAGGTGTCACCCCAATATTTGTTGCAATTTCCTGCACCATTTTTAAATCTACATGACTAAACATATCCACTACTTGCTGTTTAACAGTTTGATTTTTTACTTTACCTAACTCAAAGCTAAAAGCATCAATAATATGCTGCTTCTCTATTTTACTCATACTGTTCCAAAATAAGGTTGCCTGTGAAAAATGATCTTTAAAACTATCACTGCGGGCACGAATCTTCCGTCCTTCTACTTTTTCCTGATAATGCTCATAACCCCCTTCTGCAACAGTTGCTGGCTTAGGAGTATTATTAGCTAGTGAATTTTTGTGATAACTGACCTGTCCAACGTTTATTGTGTGTCTGCCATAGCCATCACGCTGGTTATTATGAAACGGACAAACAGGTCGATTAATTGGTAGCTCATGAAAGTTAGGACCACCGAGTCTGATCAATTGTGTATCTGTATAGGAAAATAAACGGCCCTGTAATAATGGGTCATTTGTAAAATCAATGCCAGGAACAACATGACCCGGATGAAAAGCTACCTGTTCCGTTTCAGCAAACACATTATCGATATTTCGATTTAATGTCATTTTTCCAATTATTTTTACTGGTATATCTTCTTCTGGCCATAATTTTGTAGGGTCTAATAGATCAAAACTAAACAAATCTTCATCCTCTTCAGAGATTAACTGAACGCCTAGTTCAAATTCTGGAT
This window harbors:
- a CDS encoding flavodoxin; the encoded protein is MVSKLKALIAYLTYSGNTQEVARLIANELQAKGIDTAVHRIGIDPPVNPSSYDVIFIGTFTWDRGSTPEEVKDFILEVGYKPNNVAVFGTGDTQFGGDDLFCKAVDKLVKFYESPWPGLKVEQSPRGKQEQKVKEWVEGVLYHGKSIAGKSEDTGTVKS
- a CDS encoding ribonucleoside-diphosphate reductase subunit alpha, yielding MITDIASTRDKLVEIIDQAQQGLSIETDAYKQKSFKTIEEDTPLDKALDTLVQNALENIDESAPDWSYLASRIYLQLLYHEARQNRKYEADRYGELYQLITMLTEENIYQSTILEKYTKKEIDFFAKHIDPSRDLLFTYLGLYTLATRYLATDHEKNVYELPQERWMIIAMTLMQDEDKEKRTEHVLEAYWALSNLYMTVATPTLANAGKTHGQLSSCFIDTVDDSLQSIYDSNTDIAKLSKNGGGIGVYVGKIRSRGSSIKGFKGMSSGVVPWIKQLNNTAVSVDQLGTRKGAIAVYLDVWHRDIEAFLDLKLNNGDERMRAHDIFTGVTLPDLFMEQVEKRGDWYLFDPHEVRQVMGYSLEDFYDEQKGSGSFREKYQECMNNEQLTKRKIPAIDIMKRIMKSQLESGTPFMFYRDEVNRQNSNSHEGIIYCSNLCTEITQNQSPTEFIEEFLEGENTIVKKYKSGDYVVCNLSSINLGKAVPDQVLERLIKIQVRMLDNVIDINHLPIMQAQLTNKKYRAIGLGTFGWHHLLARNNMKWETEEAVTYADELYEKIAFLTIKSSMELSEEKGSYPAFSGSKWSTGEYFELKGYTKDEWLALKEDVKQHGIRNGYLMAVAPNSTTAMIAGSTASIDPIFKPFYYEEKKDFKIPVTAPDLTHRTYDVYRRSAYIVDQRWSVKQNAARQRHIDQSISFNLYVPNTIRASILLGLHLQAWREGLKTTYYVRSTSNDVEECEWCQS
- a CDS encoding ribonucleotide-diphosphate reductase subunit beta, translating into MAKVLLEKAKTLEPLNPNKSTGVFGGKSSGILNWNDIAYPHWYKMYKRLIGNYWQADEVNMQSDIKQFPTLTEEEQDAYLKIIGLLSTLDAPQTRTALLISLYATDPSVQSIMAVIAQQEAVHNESYSYVLSSVVSLDEQNKSFQLGRTDPVLLKRNKNLTKQYNTFVEEPTIENILKTLVYTALLEGMFFYSGFAFFYNLARHNKMVGTSTMISYINRDELEHGRFISELFRATLAENPEYNNETFIQWVYDHFKESVELEIEWSNYVLGNVEGIDLDEMAGYVKYRANKMLRMMGLHDVYPDYTDNPMKWIRAYVDNFDGTKTDFFEQKSRQYTKTSDLNGFDDL
- a CDS encoding formate dehydrogenase accessory sulfurtransferase FdhD, which gives rise to MVDNLTDWEVAHFLNGTMVKQTTSIAVENPITIIVNGKEFATLVCSPEYAKELVIGFLAS